Proteins encoded by one window of Chromobacterium violaceum ATCC 12472:
- a CDS encoding NAD(P)H-dependent flavin oxidoreductase, translating into MQTAITRLFGIQLPLLCPGMSYIATPELVAAVSNAGGLGILATGPLNADQTRAAIRRIRELTDKPFGIGCTLMMPGAADNAKVALEEQVPVINYSLGKGDWIAEAAHRYGGKVLATVVTEKHAISAEKCGADALLVTGHEAAAHGGSVTTLVLIPAIRRASSLPIVAAGGFADGAGLIAALALGADAVAMGSRLAMTRESPVHAQTKDMIRERGVADTLYSKNFDGLWCRMMDTPAARRACRKPLGLIPAAFRASRMARRMGMPVMKVAIGGMLSQPQALRQLALFGAATESIRLAIQEGDHEKGVQLIGQAQGLINDAPSVAELFARIKTEAQACRERIAGL; encoded by the coding sequence ATGCAAACCGCCATCACCCGCCTGTTCGGCATCCAGCTCCCCCTGCTCTGCCCCGGCATGAGCTACATCGCCACGCCGGAACTGGTAGCCGCCGTCAGCAACGCCGGCGGCCTCGGCATACTTGCCACCGGCCCGCTGAACGCCGACCAGACGCGCGCCGCGATCCGCCGCATACGCGAACTCACCGACAAGCCCTTCGGCATCGGCTGCACGCTGATGATGCCCGGCGCCGCCGACAACGCCAAAGTCGCGCTCGAAGAACAAGTGCCGGTGATCAACTATTCGCTGGGCAAGGGAGACTGGATCGCCGAAGCCGCGCATCGCTACGGCGGCAAGGTGCTGGCCACCGTCGTGACGGAAAAGCACGCGATATCCGCCGAGAAGTGCGGCGCCGACGCGCTGCTGGTCACCGGCCACGAAGCCGCCGCCCACGGCGGCAGCGTCACGACCCTGGTGCTGATTCCGGCCATCCGCCGCGCGAGCTCGCTGCCCATCGTCGCGGCGGGCGGCTTCGCCGACGGCGCCGGCCTGATCGCGGCGCTCGCCCTGGGCGCCGACGCGGTCGCGATGGGATCCCGGCTGGCGATGACGCGGGAAAGCCCGGTGCACGCCCAAACCAAGGACATGATCCGCGAACGCGGCGTCGCTGACACGCTGTATTCCAAGAATTTCGACGGCCTGTGGTGCCGGATGATGGATACGCCCGCCGCCCGCCGCGCCTGCCGCAAGCCGCTGGGACTCATTCCCGCCGCATTCCGGGCCAGCCGGATGGCGCGGCGGATGGGCATGCCGGTGATGAAGGTGGCGATAGGCGGCATGCTCAGCCAGCCTCAGGCGCTGCGCCAGCTGGCGCTGTTCGGCGCGGCGACGGAATCGATCCGCCTGGCCATTCAGGAAGGCGACCACGAAAAAGGCGTGCAACTGATCGGCCAGGCCCAGGGGCTGATAAACGATGCGCCCAGCGTGGCCGAGCTGTTCGCCAGGATCAAGACCGAAGCGCAAGCCTGCCGGGAACGCATCGCCGGCCTTTGA
- the frr gene encoding ribosome recycling factor, translating into MINEIKKSAEQKMQKTLEAFKNDLAKVRTGRAHTGILDHVMVDYYGSDVPVNQVANVTLIDARTIGVQPWEKPMLAKIEKAIRDSDLGLNPASMGEIIRVPMPMLTEERRKDLIKVVRGEAEGARVAVRNIRRDSNTEFKNLLKDKAITEDDERRGQDEIQKLTDKYTAEIDKMLATKEADLLAV; encoded by the coding sequence ATGATTAACGAGATCAAAAAATCGGCCGAACAAAAAATGCAGAAAACGCTGGAAGCGTTCAAGAACGACCTGGCCAAGGTTCGTACCGGACGCGCCCATACCGGCATTCTGGATCATGTCATGGTTGACTATTACGGCAGCGACGTGCCGGTCAATCAAGTGGCCAACGTCACCCTGATCGACGCCCGCACCATCGGTGTGCAGCCGTGGGAAAAACCGATGCTGGCCAAGATCGAAAAAGCCATCCGCGATTCCGACCTGGGCCTGAACCCGGCCTCGATGGGCGAGATCATCCGCGTGCCGATGCCGATGCTGACCGAAGAGCGGCGCAAGGACCTGATCAAGGTGGTGCGCGGCGAGGCCGAAGGCGCCCGCGTGGCCGTGCGCAACATCCGCCGCGACTCCAACACCGAGTTCAAGAATCTGCTGAAGGACAAGGCCATCACCGAGGACGACGAGCGCCGCGGCCAGGACGAAATCCAGAAGCTGACCGACAAGTACACCGCCGAAATCGACAAGATGCTGGCCACCAAAGAAGCCGACCTGTTGGCGGTATAA
- the ispC gene encoding 1-deoxy-D-xylulose-5-phosphate reductoisomerase gives MTKPQGIAVLGATGSVGCNTLDVVARHPERYRVVALTAHRQLDKLFEQARRFCPDYLVVADADAAARLRARLAEAGLRSEVLHGADALVQVAALPEVDAVMASIVGAAGLPSALAAARAGKRILLANKESLVVAGRLFMDAVRASGSALLPVDSEHSAIFQSLPADYAGNPDGAGVRKIILTASGGPFRNRPAADLAHVTPDEACRHPNWSMGRKISVDSATLMNKGLEVIEARWLFNVPPSRIEVAVHPQSVIHSMVQYRDGSVMAQLGSPDMRTPIACALAWPERIDAGVEPMDFFSLSDLTFEKPDLERFPCLQLAFDALEMGGDAPAVLNAANEVAVAAFLAGRLRFVDIPRVVAASLSGVSCAASDSLEGLLARDEEARRFAEGGVAAC, from the coding sequence ATGACCAAACCTCAGGGTATTGCCGTACTGGGGGCTACTGGCAGCGTGGGCTGCAACACGCTGGATGTGGTCGCCCGCCATCCGGAGCGCTACCGCGTCGTGGCGTTGACCGCCCATCGCCAGCTCGACAAGCTGTTCGAGCAGGCCCGCCGTTTTTGTCCCGATTACCTGGTGGTGGCCGATGCCGACGCGGCGGCGCGATTGCGCGCCCGCCTGGCGGAGGCGGGCCTTCGGTCCGAGGTGCTGCACGGCGCGGACGCGTTGGTCCAGGTGGCCGCGTTGCCCGAGGTGGACGCGGTCATGGCCTCCATCGTCGGCGCGGCCGGACTGCCGTCGGCGCTGGCCGCGGCTCGAGCCGGCAAGCGCATCCTGCTGGCCAACAAAGAGTCGCTGGTGGTGGCGGGCCGCCTGTTCATGGACGCGGTGCGCGCCAGCGGTTCTGCGCTGTTGCCGGTGGACAGCGAGCACAGCGCCATTTTCCAGTCGCTGCCTGCCGATTACGCAGGCAATCCGGACGGCGCCGGCGTTCGCAAGATCATTCTCACCGCCTCGGGCGGGCCGTTCCGCAATCGCCCCGCCGCGGATCTCGCCCATGTCACGCCGGATGAGGCCTGCCGCCACCCGAACTGGAGCATGGGACGCAAAATCTCGGTCGATTCCGCCACCTTGATGAACAAGGGCCTGGAGGTGATCGAGGCGCGCTGGCTGTTCAATGTGCCGCCAAGCCGCATCGAGGTGGCAGTGCATCCGCAAAGCGTGATCCATTCGATGGTCCAGTACCGCGATGGCTCGGTGATGGCGCAACTCGGTTCGCCGGACATGCGCACCCCCATCGCCTGCGCGCTGGCCTGGCCGGAGCGCATAGACGCCGGCGTCGAGCCCATGGATTTCTTCTCCTTGTCCGATCTCACGTTTGAAAAGCCCGATCTCGAACGCTTCCCTTGTCTGCAGCTGGCCTTCGACGCGCTGGAGATGGGCGGCGACGCCCCGGCGGTGCTCAACGCCGCCAACGAGGTGGCGGTCGCGGCCTTCCTGGCTGGGCGCTTGCGCTTCGTCGACATTCCGCGCGTGGTGGCCGCCTCGCTGAGCGGCGTATCCTGCGCCGCCAGCGACAGCCTTGAGGGTTTGCTGGCTCGGGACGAAGAGGCGCGGCGCTTCGCCGAGGGCGGGGTGGCTGCATGCTGA
- the uppS gene encoding polyprenyl diphosphate synthase, with protein MDGNGRWAKKRFLPRVAGHKRGLDAVREVVKACKEMGVGYLTLFAFSTENWRRPQEEVSFLMDLFLRALEHEVAKLHNNNIRLKVLGSRERFSAELSERIDRAEAKTAGNDGLVLTIAADYGGRWDIVHAVNRLIAEGRSEITEEMVTDRLGMAWAPEPDLFIRTGGEQRISNFLLWQLAYSELYFTDLLWPDFDRAALQEAIHSYWQRERRFGRTSEQLPEHLRRDKL; from the coding sequence ATGGATGGCAACGGCCGCTGGGCCAAGAAACGCTTCCTGCCGCGCGTAGCCGGCCACAAGCGCGGACTGGACGCGGTGCGCGAGGTGGTGAAGGCCTGCAAGGAAATGGGCGTCGGCTATCTGACGCTGTTCGCCTTCTCCACCGAAAACTGGCGGCGTCCGCAGGAGGAAGTGTCCTTTCTGATGGACCTGTTCCTGCGCGCGCTCGAGCATGAGGTGGCCAAGCTTCACAACAACAATATCCGCCTGAAGGTGCTGGGTTCGCGCGAGCGTTTCAGCGCGGAGTTGTCCGAGCGCATAGACCGCGCCGAGGCCAAGACCGCCGGCAACGACGGGCTGGTGCTGACCATCGCCGCCGACTACGGCGGCCGCTGGGATATCGTGCACGCGGTGAATCGGCTGATCGCCGAAGGCCGGTCCGAGATCACCGAGGAGATGGTCACCGATCGCCTGGGCATGGCATGGGCGCCGGAGCCGGACCTGTTCATCCGCACCGGCGGCGAGCAGCGCATCAGCAATTTCCTGCTGTGGCAGCTGGCGTATTCCGAGCTGTATTTCACCGACCTGCTGTGGCCCGATTTCGACCGAGCGGCGCTGCAGGAGGCGATCCACTCCTACTGGCAGCGTGAGCGCCGCTTTGGCCGCACCAGCGAGCAATTGCCCGAACACCTGCGTCGAGACAAGCTCTGA
- a CDS encoding outer membrane protein assembly factor BamD: MKRYVVAAMLVMVGLAGCATTETYDETRGWTVEKLYSEAHDELNSGNYTRAVKLYETLEARFPYGRYAQQAQMDLAYTHYKDGEPELAIASADRFIKLHPTHPNLDYIYYLKGLVYYNDDSGLLAKWAGQDMSERDPRAAREAFAAFRELTTRFPSSSYAPDAKAKMIRLVDALGGNEMHVARYYMKRGAYLAAANRAQGVVKDYANTKYPEEALAIMVAAYDKLQLPQLRDDARRVLALNYPQSQYLGKSWTVEEMPWWKLWK; this comes from the coding sequence ATGAAAAGATACGTTGTTGCGGCTATGTTGGTGATGGTGGGTCTTGCCGGGTGTGCGACCACGGAAACCTACGACGAGACGCGCGGCTGGACCGTGGAGAAGCTGTATTCGGAAGCTCACGACGAGTTGAACAGCGGCAATTATACCCGCGCAGTCAAGCTGTATGAAACGCTGGAAGCGCGTTTCCCCTACGGCCGCTACGCGCAGCAGGCGCAGATGGATCTGGCCTACACCCATTACAAGGATGGCGAACCCGAACTGGCCATCGCCTCCGCCGACCGTTTCATCAAGCTGCATCCCACGCATCCGAACCTCGACTACATCTATTATCTGAAGGGTTTGGTGTATTACAACGACGATTCTGGCTTGCTGGCCAAATGGGCCGGCCAGGACATGAGCGAGCGCGATCCGCGCGCCGCGCGCGAGGCGTTCGCCGCCTTCCGCGAGCTGACCACCCGCTTCCCCAGCAGCAGCTACGCGCCGGACGCCAAGGCCAAGATGATCCGCCTGGTGGACGCCCTGGGCGGCAACGAAATGCACGTGGCGCGCTACTACATGAAGCGCGGCGCCTATCTGGCCGCCGCCAATCGCGCGCAGGGCGTGGTCAAGGATTACGCCAACACCAAGTATCCGGAAGAGGCGCTGGCCATCATGGTGGCCGCCTACGACAAGCTGCAGTTGCCGCAGCTGCGCGACGACGCGCGCCGCGTGCTGGCGCTCAATTACCCGCAGAGCCAGTACCTGGGCAAGTCGTGGACGGTGGAGGAGATGCCGTGGTGGAAGCTGTGGAAATAA
- the rpsB gene encoding 30S ribosomal protein S2 — translation MSTNVTMRQMLEAGVHFGHQTRFWNPKMAKYIFGSRNKIHIINLEKTLPLFVEAQEYVRRLAANKGTVMFVGTKRQAREIVREEAARCGMPFVDHRWLGGMLTNYKTVKQSIKRLEEKRAILEGAGETGYNKKELLDLQREVEKLERSLGGIKDMKGLPDAIFVIDTGYQKGTIVEAKKLGIPVIGVVDTNNSPDGIDYVVPGNDDSSRAIRLYARGIADAVLEGRAHSLQEIVAAAETAQAE, via the coding sequence ATGTCCACCAACGTTACCATGCGTCAAATGCTGGAGGCTGGCGTTCACTTCGGCCACCAAACCCGCTTCTGGAACCCGAAGATGGCCAAGTACATCTTCGGCAGCCGCAACAAGATCCACATCATCAACCTGGAAAAGACCCTGCCGCTGTTCGTAGAGGCCCAGGAGTATGTGCGTCGTCTGGCTGCCAACAAGGGCACCGTGATGTTCGTGGGTACCAAGCGTCAGGCGCGTGAGATCGTACGTGAAGAAGCCGCTCGCTGCGGCATGCCGTTTGTCGACCACCGCTGGCTGGGCGGCATGCTGACCAACTACAAGACCGTGAAGCAGTCCATCAAGCGTCTTGAAGAGAAGCGTGCCATCCTGGAAGGCGCCGGCGAAACCGGTTACAACAAGAAGGAACTGCTGGACCTGCAACGCGAAGTTGAAAAGCTGGAGCGTTCGCTGGGCGGTATCAAGGATATGAAGGGCCTGCCGGACGCCATCTTCGTGATCGATACAGGCTACCAGAAGGGCACCATTGTTGAAGCCAAGAAGCTGGGCATCCCGGTGATCGGCGTTGTTGATACCAACAACTCCCCGGACGGCATCGATTACGTGGTTCCGGGCAACGACGACTCCTCCCGCGCCATCCGCCTGTACGCTCGCGGCATCGCCGACGCTGTGCTGGAAGGTCGCGCGCACTCTCTGCAAGAGATCGTCGCAGCTGCTGAAACGGCCCAGGCCGAGTAA
- the pyrH gene encoding UMP kinase, protein MSQVPAYKRILLKLSGEALMGDDSYGINRTTIEQIVGQIKEVVELGVEVGVVIGGGNIFRGVAPAAAGMDRATADYMGMMATVMNALALKDAMTKAGLIARVQSALTMQQIAEPYVRGKAMQYLEEGKVVIFAAGTGNPFFTTDTAAALRGMEMNVDIMLKATKVDGVYTDDPKKNPDAVRYQSVTFDEAISRNLKVMDATAFALCRDQHLNIKVFSIFKNGALRRVVLGEDEGTLVHC, encoded by the coding sequence ATGAGCCAAGTTCCCGCCTATAAACGCATCCTGTTGAAACTTTCCGGCGAAGCCCTGATGGGGGATGACAGCTATGGCATCAACCGCACGACCATCGAACAGATCGTCGGCCAGATCAAGGAGGTGGTGGAGCTGGGCGTTGAAGTGGGTGTCGTGATCGGCGGCGGCAACATCTTCCGCGGCGTGGCGCCGGCGGCGGCGGGCATGGATCGCGCCACGGCCGATTACATGGGCATGATGGCCACCGTGATGAACGCGCTGGCGCTGAAGGACGCGATGACCAAGGCGGGCCTGATCGCCCGCGTGCAGTCCGCGCTGACCATGCAGCAGATCGCCGAGCCCTATGTCCGCGGCAAGGCGATGCAGTACCTGGAAGAGGGCAAGGTGGTGATCTTCGCCGCAGGTACCGGCAACCCCTTCTTCACCACCGATACCGCCGCGGCGCTGCGCGGCATGGAAATGAACGTCGACATCATGCTGAAGGCCACCAAGGTGGATGGCGTGTATACCGACGATCCGAAAAAGAATCCCGACGCGGTTCGTTACCAGAGCGTCACTTTCGACGAGGCGATCTCGCGCAATCTGAAAGTGATGGATGCCACCGCCTTCGCGCTGTGCCGCGACCAGCACCTGAACATCAAGGTGTTCAGCATCTTCAAGAACGGCGCGCTGCGCCGCGTCGTGCTTGGCGAAGACGAAGGCACGCTGGTACACTGCTGA
- the rseP gene encoding RIP metalloprotease RseP, with product MLTLLAFLVAIGLLVTFHELGHYWVAKLCGVKVQRFSIGFGSPLLRFRPRETEWVVCPIPLGGYVKMLDEREGFVDPAERPRAFNNQHVLKRMAIVSAGPLANLLLAALLYWAVIAQGVPQLRPLVGTVVEQTPAAAAGFKEGDLILAVAGQKVSSWQEVRLNIVEAAMSSPAVPVEVQEASGARKRRDIDARRFGDKAEQALQQGDPGLSPARFLLQVGALEEKGPAAKAGFKVGDKLQAVNGVMLRNWEEWVHLVRNSPGKELTVRVERGGKPLDIKLRPQAVTQEDEVVGRIGVGPLPDRSWSDRLAFTQHYDAAGAFAAGWAKTGETAWMSVKFLGNMLIGRASLNNLSGPLTIANVAGQTAREGLAAYLEFLALISVSIGVLNLLPIPVLDGGHLMYYVAELVRGKPVSERAQLLGQKIGFILLASLMAFAMLNDFSRLFGG from the coding sequence ATGCTGACGCTGCTGGCGTTCCTGGTGGCCATCGGCCTGCTGGTGACCTTTCACGAATTGGGCCACTACTGGGTGGCCAAGCTGTGCGGCGTGAAAGTGCAGCGCTTCTCCATCGGTTTCGGTTCGCCCTTGCTGCGTTTCAGGCCGCGGGAAACCGAGTGGGTGGTGTGTCCGATTCCGCTCGGCGGCTATGTGAAAATGCTGGACGAACGCGAGGGCTTCGTCGATCCGGCGGAGCGTCCCAGGGCTTTCAACAACCAGCACGTGCTCAAGCGCATGGCCATCGTTTCCGCCGGACCGCTGGCCAATCTGCTGCTGGCGGCGCTGCTGTACTGGGCGGTGATCGCCCAGGGCGTGCCCCAGCTGCGTCCGCTGGTCGGGACCGTGGTCGAGCAGACGCCGGCCGCCGCCGCCGGTTTCAAGGAAGGAGACCTCATCCTCGCCGTGGCGGGGCAAAAGGTTTCCAGCTGGCAAGAGGTGCGGCTCAATATCGTGGAGGCGGCGATGTCGTCCCCCGCAGTGCCGGTCGAGGTCCAGGAGGCTTCCGGCGCCAGAAAGCGGCGCGACATCGACGCGCGCCGTTTCGGCGACAAGGCCGAGCAGGCGCTGCAGCAGGGCGATCCCGGTTTGTCGCCGGCGCGTTTCCTGTTGCAGGTCGGCGCGCTGGAGGAAAAGGGGCCCGCGGCGAAAGCCGGCTTCAAGGTCGGCGACAAGCTGCAGGCGGTGAACGGCGTCATGCTCAGGAACTGGGAGGAGTGGGTTCACTTGGTCCGGAATAGCCCGGGCAAGGAGCTGACGGTGCGCGTCGAGCGCGGCGGCAAGCCGCTGGACATCAAGCTGCGGCCGCAGGCCGTCACCCAGGAGGACGAAGTGGTCGGCCGCATCGGCGTGGGGCCGTTGCCTGACCGGTCCTGGAGCGACAGGCTCGCCTTCACCCAGCATTACGACGCCGCCGGCGCTTTCGCCGCCGGCTGGGCCAAGACCGGCGAAACGGCTTGGATGAGCGTCAAGTTTCTCGGCAACATGCTGATAGGGCGCGCTTCGCTGAACAACCTGTCTGGCCCGTTGACGATCGCCAACGTGGCCGGCCAGACCGCTCGGGAGGGGCTGGCCGCCTATCTGGAATTCCTGGCCCTGATCAGTGTCAGCATAGGGGTGCTCAATCTGCTGCCCATACCGGTTCTGGATGGGGGCCACTTAATGTATTATGTCGCGGAGCTGGTCAGAGGTAAGCCCGTCAGCGAGCGGGCGCAATTGCTCGGACAAAAAATTGGTTTCATATTGCTGGCGTCTTTGATGGCTTTTGCCATGCTGAACGATTTCAGCCGCCTATTTGGGGGTTAA
- a CDS encoding phosphatidate cytidylyltransferase translates to MLITRILTALVLLPLMLAALFLFPAAAWAGFSWLIVVLALWEYTRMVGMSLPRQACYLALSSLFAAAAWFGHWRMQGAEHGAVLALWLLLVPAWLAKRWKMPSGLTAWLLGWALMLPAWFAFLEWRPNASARDALALLAVMGLVWVADVAAYFSGKAFGRRKLAPAISPGKSWEGVYGAVVCVAVYVALVDHFGWLDIKLPLWGLLLLALPLTAVSVCGDLLESWFKRSAGIKDSSRLLPGHGGVYDRIDSLIAVLAVSNALRALGGM, encoded by the coding sequence ATGCTGATAACGCGAATTCTGACCGCGCTCGTATTGCTGCCGCTGATGCTGGCGGCGCTTTTCCTGTTTCCCGCCGCGGCCTGGGCGGGGTTTTCCTGGTTGATCGTCGTGCTGGCCCTGTGGGAGTACACTCGCATGGTCGGGATGTCGCTGCCGCGTCAGGCATGCTACCTTGCGCTGTCCTCGCTGTTCGCCGCCGCGGCCTGGTTCGGCCACTGGCGGATGCAGGGCGCCGAGCATGGCGCCGTGCTGGCGCTGTGGCTGCTGCTGGTGCCGGCCTGGCTGGCCAAGCGCTGGAAAATGCCGTCCGGCCTGACTGCCTGGCTGCTGGGCTGGGCGCTGATGCTGCCGGCTTGGTTCGCCTTTCTTGAGTGGCGCCCGAACGCCTCCGCGCGCGACGCGCTGGCGCTGTTGGCCGTGATGGGCCTGGTGTGGGTGGCCGACGTGGCGGCCTATTTCTCCGGCAAGGCCTTCGGGCGGCGCAAGCTGGCGCCGGCCATCAGTCCCGGCAAGAGCTGGGAGGGCGTGTACGGCGCCGTCGTCTGCGTGGCGGTCTATGTCGCGCTGGTCGATCATTTCGGCTGGCTGGACATCAAGCTGCCGTTGTGGGGCCTGTTGCTGCTGGCGCTGCCGTTGACCGCGGTCAGCGTGTGCGGCGACCTGCTGGAGTCCTGGTTCAAGCGCTCCGCCGGCATCAAGGACAGCAGCCGTCTGCTGCCGGGCCATGGCGGCGTGTATGACCGAATCGACAGCCTGATCGCCGTATTGGCGGTCAGCAACGCCCTGCGCGCGCTGGGCGGCATGTAA
- the tsf gene encoding translation elongation factor Ts gives MAEITAKMVSDLRVATGLGMMECKKALVEAEGDFAKAEEILRIKSGSKASKMAGRLAAEGIIGSYVEGGVGALVEVNCETDFVAKDPTFIALANAAAKAVAIANPADVEALAAVEVDGQQVEEIRKAAIAKLGENMTIRRFVRYQTEGAISTYLHGAKIGVIVDFTGPEQVGKDVAMHVAASKPICVSKDQVSAETLDQERKIYSAQAAESGKPADIVAKMVEGRINKFLAEVTLLGQPFVKNPDVTVEKLLAEQKASVKAFAMFVVGEGIEKKVVDYAAEVAAAAKL, from the coding sequence ATGGCGGAAATCACCGCAAAAATGGTTTCGGATCTGCGCGTGGCCACCGGCCTCGGCATGATGGAGTGCAAGAAGGCTCTGGTTGAAGCTGAAGGCGACTTCGCCAAGGCTGAAGAGATCCTGCGCATCAAGTCCGGCAGCAAGGCCTCCAAGATGGCCGGCCGCCTGGCTGCCGAAGGCATCATCGGTTCCTACGTCGAAGGCGGCGTGGGCGCGCTGGTGGAAGTGAACTGCGAAACCGACTTCGTGGCCAAGGATCCGACCTTCATCGCCCTGGCTAACGCTGCCGCCAAGGCCGTGGCCATCGCCAATCCGGCCGATGTGGAAGCCCTGGCCGCCGTTGAAGTCGACGGCCAACAAGTGGAAGAAATCCGCAAGGCTGCCATCGCCAAGCTGGGCGAGAACATGACCATCCGCCGCTTCGTTCGCTACCAGACCGAAGGCGCGATCTCCACCTACCTGCACGGCGCCAAGATCGGCGTGATCGTCGATTTCACCGGTCCGGAGCAAGTGGGCAAGGACGTCGCCATGCACGTCGCCGCCTCCAAGCCGATCTGCGTGTCCAAGGACCAGGTTTCCGCCGAGACCCTGGACCAGGAACGCAAGATCTACAGCGCCCAGGCTGCCGAATCCGGCAAGCCGGCCGACATCGTCGCCAAGATGGTTGAAGGCCGCATCAACAAGTTCCTGGCCGAGGTGACCCTGCTGGGTCAGCCCTTCGTCAAGAACCCGGATGTGACCGTCGAGAAGCTGCTGGCTGAGCAGAAGGCTTCCGTCAAGGCGTTCGCCATGTTCGTCGTAGGCGAAGGCATCGAGAAGAAAGTAGTAGACTACGCAGCTGAAGTGGCTGCGGCTGCCAAGCTGTAA